The Balearica regulorum gibbericeps isolate bBalReg1 chromosome 5, bBalReg1.pri, whole genome shotgun sequence genome window below encodes:
- the LOC104637566 gene encoding inverted formin-2 isoform X5: MSLKKEGAHKKWAALKEKLGPQETDQSEANLENAEPELCIRLLQMPSVVNYSGLKKRLENSDDAWMVQFLELCGLDLLLEALDRLSGRGVARISDALLQLTCINCVRAVMNSHKGIEYIVSNEGYVRKLFQALDTTNVMVKKQVFELLAALCIYSSDGHALALDALDHYKSVKNQQYRFSVIMNELSNTDNVPYMVTLLSAINAIILGKEELRTRTQIRNEFIGLQLLDILDKLR; encoded by the exons ATGTCACTCAAAAAGGAAGGTGCCCACAAGAAGTGGGCTGCCCTGAAGGAGAAACTCGGACCCCAGGAGACCGACCAGTCTGAGGCCAACCTGGAAAATGCAGAGCCGGAGCTGTGCATCCGTCTCCTGCAAATGCCATCGGTGGTGAACTACTCTGGGCTGAAGAAGCGGCTGGAGAACAGCGACGATGCCTGGATGGTCCAGTTCCTGGAGCTGTGTGGGCTGGACCTCCTTCTGGAGGCCCTGGACAGGCTGTCCGGGCGAGGAGTGGCCAGGATTTCTGATGCCTTGCTTCAGCTCACCTGCATTAACTGTGTGCGAGCAGTCATGAACTCCCACAAAGGCATCGAATACATCGTGAGCAACGAGGGCTACGTCAGAAAACTCTTCCAAG caCTTGACACAACTAATGTCATGGTCAAAAAGCAAGTATTTGAGCTCCTGGCTGCACTATGCATTTACTCATCAGATGGCCACGCTTTGGCTTTGGATGCCCTGGACCATTACAAG AGTGTGAAGAACCAGCAGTATCGATTCAGCGTCATAATGAACGAGCTCTCCAACACAGATAATGTGCCGTACATGGTGACACTGCTGAGTGCTATCAATGCCATCATACTGGGGAAAGAAGAGCTAAGAACAAGGACACAAATCAGAAACGAGTTTATAG GGCTTCAGCTGTTGGATATTTTAGACAAGCTAAGGTAA